CCTCGGCCCGCAGAACGCGGCAGGCCTGGGTGCCGGAGTAGTCGAACTCCGCCGCCTGGCCGATGACGATCGGGCCGGAGCCGATCACCAGGACGGACTTGATGTCAGTGCGCTTCGGCACGGTCAGCTCCCTGCGGTGGTGCGGGCCGGGGCGCCGGCCATCAGGTCGACAAAGCGATCGAACAGGTAGGCGGCGTCGTGCGGACCGGCCGCCGCCTCCGGGTGGTACTGGACCGAGAACGCGGGGGTGTCCAGGCACTGCAGGCCCTCGACCACGTCGTCGTTCAGGCAGACGTGGGAGACCTCGGCGCGGCCGAACGGGGTGTCACTCACCTTGTCCAGCGGCGCCTCCACGGCGAAGCCGTGGTTGTGCGCGGTGACCTCGACCTTGCCGGTGGTGCGGTCCTGCACCGGCTGGTTGATGCCGCGGTGGCCGTACTTGAGCTTGTAGGTGCCGAAGCCCAGCGCGCGGCCGAGGATCTGGTTGCCGAAGCAGATGCCGAAGAACGGCGTCTTCTTCGCCAGCACCTCACGGGCGACCGACACCTGGTGGTCGGCGGTGGCCGGGTCACCGGGACCGTTCGAGAAGAACACCCCGTCCGGGTTCACCGAGTAGAGCTCCTCGACCGTGGAGTTGGCCGGGAAGACGTGCACCTCGATGCCGCGCTCAGCCATCCGGTGCGGGGTCATGCCCTTGATGCCCAGGTCCAGCGCGGCGACGGTGTACTTCGCAGTACCGATGGGCAGGGCTTCGCCGCCAGGGCCGATCGCCGGGACGACGTAGGTCTCCTTGGTGGCGACCTCGGCGCACAGGTCGGCGCCCTTCATCTCGGGCGCCTGGTTGACCCGGGCCAGCAGCTCGGCCTCGTCCGCCAGCGCGGGGCCGGAGAAGATGCCGACCCGCATCGCCCCGCGCTCGCGCAGGTGCCGGGTGAGCGCCCGGGTGTCGATGCCGCTGATGCCGACGACGCCCTGGTTGACCAGCTCCTCGTCCAGCGAGCGCTCCGAGCGCCAGTTCGACGCCACCCGGGCGGGGTCGCGCACGACGTACCCGGCCACCCAGATCTGCTTCGACTCGTCGTCC
This genomic interval from Kitasatospora gansuensis contains the following:
- the carA gene encoding glutamine-hydrolyzing carbamoyl-phosphate synthase small subunit — translated: MTAPAPTTKRHRRERVPAVLVLEDGRTFRGQAYGAVGETFGEAVFNTGMSGYQETLTDPSYHRQVVVMTAPQIGNTGWNDEDDESKQIWVAGYVVRDPARVASNWRSERSLDEELVNQGVVGISGIDTRALTRHLRERGAMRVGIFSGPALADEAELLARVNQAPEMKGADLCAEVATKETYVVPAIGPGGEALPIGTAKYTVAALDLGIKGMTPHRMAERGIEVHVFPANSTVEELYSVNPDGVFFSNGPGDPATADHQVSVAREVLAKKTPFFGICFGNQILGRALGFGTYKLKYGHRGINQPVQDRTTGKVEVTAHNHGFAVEAPLDKVSDTPFGRAEVSHVCLNDDVVEGLQCLDTPAFSVQYHPEAAAGPHDAAYLFDRFVDLMAGAPARTTAGS